The genomic DNA AGGTTTCTCTATCAATATATGTTTTTTAGCCTTTGCTGCCTTTATGGCCTGTTCTTTGTGATATACAACCGGAGAAGCAATGTAAACAGCATCAATTTCAGGGTCTGCCAATAGTTTGTCAACATCATCATAAGCTCTTTTTGCACTATATTTTGCTCTTAATTTCTCAGCCAACTCCATATTTACTTCCATTACTGCAACAAGTTCAGCGTTTTTAGCCAACATCATACCCGGTATGGTCCTCCTGTCGGCAATACCTCCTGCTCCTATTACACCCCATCTTACTTTCATAAATAACCCTCCCCTTTTACTTTATTATTTTTTTTACTTGGTATTAAACTTACGTCCTATAATTTATGTCTTATATTATCATAATAGTATTATTTATTATGGCAATAATCTTTTGGTAGCCAGCCGTGGCCAGGTTACACACCTGCGGAATCCTTCTGCATATTTTACGCCACACTGCAATCCCCTAAATTTCGATACTGTTCTTACAAAATCAAGAAAATCTATTTTATCGTGCTCCAACATCCATTTAATTTGGCTTTGATGGCAATTTAAAGCATTAATTTTTATTTCTATAGTCTCTGTAACATCAACATACTCCTCAGGCAAAAAATTCACACCTGCAATAGTATCCATATAATAGATCGGAACTACATTGGGATAACTTGGGCTTTTAGTAAATGTATGGGGGATACTGGAGGAAAAACTGGCATCAAAAACCATTTTTCCAACTTCTACAT from Bacillota bacterium includes the following:
- a CDS encoding PIG-L family deacetylase; translated protein: MNVLAVGCHPDDLEVACAGTLAKYAKQGHNVFMCHVANGNMGHAVIMPDDLREIRTKEAEESGKVVGAKEVINLDVPDLKVNSYNEDTVMKLIEVIRYTRPDIIITHGPDDYMKDHVEVGKMVFDASFSSSIPHTFTKSPSYPNVVPIYYMDTIAGVNFLPEEYVDVTETIEIKINALNCHQSQIKWMLEHDKIDFLDFVRTVSKFRGLQCGVKYAEGFRRCVTWPRLATKRLLP